The following proteins come from a genomic window of Chryseobacterium glaciei:
- the aceB gene encoding malate synthase A → METKTQLKIKYQNQFEELFTSELVDFLVELHQNFNPKRLQLLEERKKTQQEFDKGILPKFLKETEEIRNGNWVCAQLPDDLLDRRVEITGPVDRKMIINALNSNASTFMADFEDSNSPTWSNCMQGQINLSDAINREIDFTNEQGKSYQLNKKIAVLLVRPRGLHLNEKHIEINGEETSASLIDFGIYFFRNIKQLLENGSGAYFYLPKLEHYKEARWWNEVFVFAQNYLEIPQGTIKATVLIETITASFQIDEILFELKEHSSGLNCGRWDYIFSFIKKFRNLPEFIIPDRDRVTMTSPFMSAYSKRVIEICHKRNVHAIGGMAAQIPIKDNYEANSLAFEKVRNDKKREVKNGHDGTWVAHPALVSVAKKIFDQYMPSENQIEKKFDYQIKESDLLEIPKGEITEKGVRKNINVGILYIESWLMGVGAAAIYNLMEDAATAEISRTQIWQWLKNEAVLIDDRTLTRTMILQWELEEMEIIEKYVGEERFKNGKFNLAKELFNELIFSENFEEFLTLKAYPFI, encoded by the coding sequence ATGGAAACTAAGACTCAATTAAAAATAAAATATCAAAATCAGTTTGAAGAACTATTTACCTCGGAATTAGTAGATTTCTTGGTCGAACTTCATCAAAATTTTAATCCTAAACGATTACAGCTTTTAGAAGAAAGGAAAAAAACGCAGCAGGAATTTGATAAAGGAATTCTACCGAAATTTTTAAAGGAAACCGAAGAAATCCGAAATGGAAATTGGGTTTGCGCTCAACTTCCGGATGATTTATTAGACCGAAGAGTGGAAATCACCGGGCCTGTTGACCGAAAAATGATTATCAATGCTTTGAATTCGAATGCGTCAACTTTTATGGCAGATTTTGAAGACAGCAATTCCCCAACTTGGAGTAATTGTATGCAGGGACAAATCAATCTTTCTGATGCAATTAACCGAGAAATTGATTTCACCAATGAGCAGGGAAAATCTTATCAGCTTAATAAAAAAATTGCAGTTCTTTTAGTTCGACCAAGAGGTTTGCATTTAAATGAAAAGCATATTGAAATTAATGGAGAAGAAACTTCTGCCTCATTAATTGATTTTGGAATCTACTTTTTCAGAAATATAAAACAATTGTTGGAAAATGGAAGTGGAGCTTACTTTTACCTTCCAAAATTAGAACATTACAAAGAAGCCCGTTGGTGGAATGAAGTTTTTGTTTTTGCTCAAAACTATCTGGAAATTCCGCAAGGAACCATCAAAGCAACGGTTTTGATTGAAACAATTACTGCTTCTTTTCAGATTGATGAAATTTTATTTGAATTAAAAGAACACAGTTCAGGTTTGAATTGCGGACGTTGGGACTACATTTTTTCTTTTATTAAAAAGTTCAGAAATCTACCCGAATTTATTATTCCCGACAGAGATCGGGTGACGATGACTTCACCTTTTATGAGTGCTTATTCGAAAAGGGTGATTGAGATTTGCCACAAAAGAAATGTTCATGCTATCGGTGGAATGGCAGCACAAATTCCGATTAAAGATAATTATGAAGCGAACAGTTTAGCTTTTGAAAAAGTAAGAAATGATAAAAAACGCGAAGTAAAAAACGGTCACGACGGAACTTGGGTAGCGCATCCGGCTTTGGTTTCTGTTGCAAAAAAGATTTTTGATCAATATATGCCATCAGAAAATCAGATTGAGAAAAAGTTTGATTATCAGATCAAAGAAAGTGATTTATTGGAAATTCCAAAAGGTGAAATAACCGAAAAAGGAGTCCGAAAAAATATCAATGTCGGAATTCTCTATATCGAAAGTTGGTTAATGGGAGTCGGAGCTGCAGCAATTTATAATTTGATGGAAGACGCAGCGACGGCAGAGATTTCAAGAACGCAAATCTGGCAATGGCTTAAAAATGAAGCTGTTTTAATAGATGACAGAACATTAACACGAACTATGATCCTTCAGTGGGAACTTGAAGAAATGGAAATTATCGAAAAATATGTCGGTGAAGAACGTTTTAAAAACGGAAAATTCAATCTTGCAAAAGAACTTTTCAATGAATTGATCTTTTCTGAAAACTTTGAAGAATTTTTAACCTTAAAAGCATATCCATTTATTTGA
- the aceA gene encoding isocitrate lyase, producing MKTRQEQIQEIEKDWLTNPRWNGVKRPYTAEKVLKLRGSYKLDYTIATEMSKKFWDKLNNQDFVAGLGALTGNQAVQEVDAGLEAIYLSGWQVAADANLSGEMYPDQSLYPANSVPSVVKKINNALLRADQIQSVNGGGDKEYLVPIIADAEAGFGGNLNAYELMKQMIEAGAAAVHFEDQLSSAKKCGHLGGKVLVPTQEAINKLIAARLAADVLGVPSLIIARTDADAADLLTSDIDDRDKKFVTGERTSEGFYVVKNGVEQGIDRGLSYAPYADLIWMETSNPDLEQARKFAESIHAKFPGKMLAYNCSPSFNWAARLSVDEMLNFREELAKMGYKFQFITLAGFHALNTAMFELALAYKEKGMAGYSELQEREFALQKKGFRAVKHQSFVGTGYFDEVQNVVTSGSSATVAMKDSTETAQFH from the coding sequence ATGAAAACAAGACAAGAACAAATTCAGGAAATAGAAAAAGACTGGCTTACAAATCCACGTTGGAACGGAGTGAAAAGACCTTACACCGCTGAAAAAGTTTTGAAATTAAGAGGTTCTTACAAACTAGATTATACGATTGCGACAGAAATGTCAAAGAAATTTTGGGACAAATTAAATAATCAGGATTTCGTTGCCGGACTTGGGGCGTTGACAGGAAATCAAGCCGTGCAGGAAGTTGATGCAGGTTTGGAAGCTATTTATCTTTCTGGCTGGCAGGTTGCGGCAGACGCTAACTTATCGGGTGAAATGTATCCTGATCAATCTTTATATCCAGCGAATTCAGTGCCTTCTGTGGTGAAGAAAATCAATAATGCTTTATTGAGAGCAGATCAAATTCAGTCCGTAAATGGAGGTGGAGATAAAGAATATTTAGTTCCAATTATTGCTGATGCGGAAGCTGGTTTTGGAGGAAATCTCAATGCTTATGAATTAATGAAACAAATGATCGAAGCGGGCGCTGCAGCCGTACATTTTGAAGATCAGTTATCTTCTGCAAAGAAATGTGGTCACTTAGGCGGAAAAGTTTTGGTTCCGACTCAAGAAGCGATTAATAAATTGATTGCGGCTCGTTTGGCAGCTGACGTTTTGGGGGTTCCAAGTTTAATTATTGCCCGAACTGACGCCGATGCAGCAGATTTATTAACTTCAGATATTGACGACAGAGATAAAAAATTCGTAACGGGAGAAAGAACTTCCGAGGGATTTTATGTCGTGAAAAATGGAGTAGAGCAGGGAATCGATCGTGGTTTGTCTTACGCTCCTTACGCAGATTTGATCTGGATGGAAACTTCAAATCCCGATTTGGAACAGGCAAGAAAATTTGCGGAAAGTATTCATGCCAAATTCCCCGGAAAAATGTTGGCTTATAATTGTTCGCCTTCTTTCAATTGGGCAGCAAGGCTTTCTGTGGATGAAATGTTGAATTTCAGAGAAGAATTGGCAAAAATGGGTTATAAATTCCAGTTTATTACACTGGCAGGTTTCCATGCTTTGAATACGGCAATGTTTGAATTGGCTTTAGCATACAAAGAAAAAGGGATGGCCGGATATTCTGAACTTCAGGAACGTGAATTTGCATTGCAGAAAAAAGGTTTCAGAGCGGTAAAACATCAGTCTTTTGTAGGAACAGGATATTTTGATGAAGTACAGAATGTGGTGACAAGCGGTTCCTCTGCAACGGTTGCTATGAAAGATTCTACAGAAACGGCACAGTTTCACTAA